In Triplophysa rosa linkage group LG7, Trosa_1v2, whole genome shotgun sequence, the following proteins share a genomic window:
- the mov10a gene encoding putative helicase mov-10-B.1, whose product MPSLKASYEVGLDFLAFLGERISKTNKKELQDIYNLEFKRNGSQEPKFSNVVYALQVFNKASTRPGEIIFHGKPQMRVYYCDQWKSFTQKNAKEAAPDSIPASSSPSNPVLTSKKKLAREILKKLKVKRAKLIQDKCGVEITSDPKATNGKIAFIIKELGELFVVKFHIVNRGQSCVYFTYYTALHNMRCFTLVDARRVNRVSPLLLCPDESYAVEVHYNVQFHGHFPATMYFEFCPESEPPGAAKPFCIVRELEAVVQTQLAAELGPKSPYNPKQNRRLRPGDRIVEVGVRPESFSRLAQVKLSDYKYPPYLKLLARHMLEDSERLSAFAKLQLPRVRRVLEKELCMKMYTERFHLLLQLEEIQMEVDIKKYDLYNKTMTQDKINKKLLVLKVPGVAENRPSVLRGDHLNVFVSGDKSNPVTVYEGFVHRVELEKVKLGFSKKLLQRFLPNMKFDVEFNINRFPIKLQHRAVQLAAHHGLGGVLFPTDHNITEITLPNLRMFNKDLEKNPEQKAAVQHILSGVSKPAPYLIFGPPGTGKTVTMVESIKQVNKSGDKVHILACAPSNSACDLLCERLLGFVDGHHLYRLYASSRDSSSVPKKLLKHSNWNESEQSFTLPSAKAMMDYRVVVVTLVTAGRLVSGGVAKGHFTHIFIDEAGQAVEPECVIGIAGLLDPAKGQLVLAGDPQQLGPVLRSPLAQLYGMGQSLLERLMKQNSLYQKIQDDIPRYDSRFVTKLLQNYRSHPAILKIPNELFYENELQVFADQIEREAFCQWEHLPKKGFPVVFHGVMGKDEREENSPSFFNVTEIEVIASYLKKLIQTQGKKGLPKLGIQDIGIIAPYRKQVEKIRKALNTVAELKQWKEIKVGSVEEFQGQERKVIVVSTVRSSVNYVKMDQDFNIGFLSNEKRFNVAITRAKALLIVVGNPVILNKDPTWQRFIRYCELEQGYTGFDYKDAEGEEDVVTRLASLKITSDDIDESPLQQHVQTEWRSEH is encoded by the exons ATGCCTTCTCTCAAAGCATCATACGAAGTAGGACTAGATTTCCTAGCGTTTTTGGGGGAGAGGatatcaaaaacaaacaaaaaggagCTTCAGGACATTTACAACTTAGAGTTTAAAAG GAACGGAAGCCAGGAACCCAAGTTTTCCAATGTGGTCTACGCCTTACAAGTGTTCAATAAAGCCAGTACACGACCTGGGGAAATCATTTTCCATGGCAAACCACAG ATGCGTGTGTATTACTGCGACCAGTGGAAATCCTTCACGCAGAAGAACGCCAAGGAAGCCGCCCCAGATTCAATCCCAGCATCCTCTTCTCCCAGTAACCCGGTCCTGACCTCGAAGAAGAAGCTGGCTCGAGAAATTCTCAAAAAGCTCAAAGTGAAACG GGCTAAACTCATCCAGGACAAATGTGGTGTTGAAATAACCTCTGACCCCAAGGCCACCAATGGAAAGATAGCTTTCATTATCAAAGAACTGGGCGAGCTGTTTGTAGTTAAGTTTCACATTGTGAATCGGGGCCAGAGCTGCGTCTACTTCACCTACTACACGGCTCTCCACAACATGCGTTGCTTTACTCTAGTGGACGCCCGGAGAGTCAACCGCGTTTCCCCTCTTCTCCTGTGCCCGG ATGAGAGTTATGCTGTCGAAGTCCACTACAATGTCCAGTTTCACGGACACTTTCCAGCCACCATGTACTTTGAGTTCTGCCCGGAGTCGGAGCCCCCCGGTGCTGCTAAACCTTTCTGTATAGTCAGGGAACTGGAGGCAGTGGTCCAGACACAGCTAGCCGCAGAACTGGGCCCAAAGAGCCCGTATAACCCCAAACAAAACCGACGACTCCGTCCGGGGGACAGGATTGTGGAAGTTGGGGTTCGGCCTGAGAG TTTTTCCAGGCTTGCTCAGGTCAAGCTCAGTGATTACAAGTACCCCCCCTACTTAAAGCTTCTGGCCCGACACATGCTGGAGGACTCCGAGCGTCTTTCTGCCTTTGCAAAGCTGCAACTTCCCAGAGTGAG ACGGGTCCTGGAGAAGGAGCTGTGCATGAAGATGTACACGGAGCGCTTCCATCTCCTCCTACAGCTGGAGGAGATACAGATGGAGGTGGACATCAAGAAGTACGACCTCTACAATAAGACAATGACCCAGGACAAAATCAACAAGAAGCTGCTGGTTCTTAAA GTACCTGGAGTGGCAGAGAACAGACCGTCTGTGTTGAGAGGAGATCATCTCAATGTCTTCGTGTCAGGGGACAAGAGCAACCCCGTCACCGTATATGAGGGTTTCGTCCATCGTGTCGAGCTGGAGAAAGTTAAATTAGGATTCTCTAAGAA ACTTCTCCAGAGGTTTCTCCCTAACATGAAGTTTGACGTGGAGTTCAACATCAACCGCTTCCCAATTAAACTCCAGCACAGAGCGGTGCAGCTCGCTGCTCATCACGGCCTGGGAGGAGTTCTGTTCCCCACGGATCATAACATCACTGAGATAACACTGCCAAATCTCAG AATGTTCAACAAAGATTTAGAGAAGAACCCAGAGCAGAAGGCGGCAGTCCAGCACATCTTGTCGGGCGTATCCAAACCTGCACCCTACCTGATCTTTGGACCTCCCGGCACGGGCAAAACTGTCACCATGGTAGAATCCATAAAACAG GTGAATAAGAGTGGCGACAAGGTCCATATCCTCGCGTGCGCTCCCTCGAATAGCGCCTGTGATCTCTTGTGCGAGAGGTTGTTAGGATTCGTGGATGGCCATCACCTCTATCGTCTGTATGCATCGAGTAGAGATTCGAGCTCTGTACCAAAGAAACTGCTG aaacacagcaaCTGGAATGAGTCTGAGCAATCCTTCACCTTACCTTCGGCTAAAGCTATGATGGACTACAGGGTCGTCGTGGTTACCTTGGTCACCGCAGGAAG GTTGGTGTCGGGCGGCGTCGCTAAGGGCCActtcacacacattttcatcGATGAGGCTGGACAGGCCGTGGAGCCCGAGTGTGTCATCGGGATAGCGG GTCTGCTCGACCCGGCGAAGGGTCAGTTGGTTTTGGCCGGAGACCCTCAACAACTGGGCCCCGTCCTGAGATCTCCACTGGCACAGCTATATGGAATGG GGCAGTCACTCCTGGAAAGGCTGATGAAACAGAACAGTCTCTATCAGAAGATCCAGGATGACATCCCTAGATATGACAGTCGCTTTGTCACCAAACTTCTACAGAACTACAG GTCTCACCCTGCCATCCTCAAGATCCCCAATGAGCTTTTCTATGAAAATGAGCTGCAGGTGTTTGCTGATCAGATAGAGCGAGAGGCTTTCTGTCAGTGGGAACATCTTCCTAAGAAG GGATTTCCTGTTGTATTTCATGGAGTGATGGGGAAAGATGAAAGAGAGGAAAACAGTCCCTCATTCTTCAATGTGACTGAGATCGAGGTCATCGCCAGCTACCTCAAAAAGCTCATTCAAACGCAGGGCAAGAAAGGTCTGCCAAAATTAGGAATTCAGGACATCGGCATCATCGCCCCTTACAGGAAACAG GTGGAGAAAATCCGCAAAGCTCTAAACACCGTGGCTGAGTTGAAGCAGTGGAAAGAGATCAAG GTGGGGTCGGTGGAAGAGTTTCAGGGTCAGGAGAGAAAAGTCATCGTAGTCTCTACTGTCCGCAGCAGCGTCAACTACGTGAAGATGGATCAAGACTTCAACATCGGCTTCCTCTCAAATGAGAAG AGGTTTAACGTGGCCATCACTCGTGCCAAAGCACTGCTCATTGTGGTGGGAAACCCGGTCATCTTAAACAAAGATCCTACTTGGCAGAG GTTCATCCGGTACTGTGAGCTCGAGCAGGGTTATACCGGCTTCGACTACAAGGATGCCGAAGGAGAGGAGGATGTGGTCACTCGGCTTGCATCTTTAAAGATCACCTCCGATG ATATCGACGAGAGCCCACTACAACAGCACGTGCAAACCGAGTGGAGAAGTGAACATTGA